The following proteins are encoded in a genomic region of Sesamum indicum cultivar Zhongzhi No. 13 linkage group LG8, S_indicum_v1.0, whole genome shotgun sequence:
- the LOC105168659 gene encoding glutamate receptor 2.2-like, which produces MGIPFFTISSFSLLTLFLTLCSALNNSTNFHVGIVLDFESLVGRIGLTSLSLSLTDFYSLHTNYSTRIVLHTRDSKGLVTDAAASALNLLNEVEVDAIIGPQKSAQANFVIGLGDAAKVPIISFSATSPSLNPRTLYSVQTAPTDAAQVDAIATIVKYYRWGQVVIVYEDSDYGNGIVPFLSNAFQDVNARVSYRSVIPVSATDDFILQELYKMKTMQTRVFVVHISSSLASRFFLKVKEAEMMSQGYAWIVTSGLMDLFYSLDPHVVESMQGVIGVKPLIPTSRRLRSTTRRWKRKFLEDNPSISSQGEMSLYGLWAYDTLWALAMAAEKVGIREPSASQSKLAFNSTNMFATEISQTGPKLLGAILGTTFRGLGGVFRLVNGQLETSSFQVLNLVGKELKEVGIWEPRTRNSGEKNVNRISFTGEKLKNITWPGESKEVPKGWEFPVSGKKLKVGVPARAGFTQFVKVERDPQTNASKISGYYIDLFDSVMAHLHHGAVRYEYVPFETNDDSSAVNYDALVYEVYNGMYDAAVGDITITANRSQFVDFTLPIEEGGVTRTQKIQYENPNDEWFFLKPLKKELWLTAIALFILTGVALWILEHRFNRAFRGPPSEHVGLIFYIPFMSLVFAHRERIVSNLARLVVVVWVFVVLILSSTYTASLSARLTAWKLQKADTDVNVLIRNGDYIGCREGSFIFQYLKDLGFDESKIRTYNNPEDVDDALSRGSERGGITALFSRTPYTNLFLSKYCNKYMKVGSPFLTEGFAFAFRKGSPLVADVSRTIIELIDDGRISEIKAHWMKDSACNEDELGLSTASWKNIDLHSFKILFGITGAITTTCLVVFLVTYLYKNRDFIQRISSSSTTIWSKVRALCKHFDQRDPKSFRCSRSKEDDENASPNIIVYPIRRSTIVPVESADIEDANGVIRTNSDHREHADESRSIQLENIRVCRQLRQHIERLIQTNYLKDCVDKARRSEDHPTDYTRKEHRKDKALVEEQSPKKIPAKG; this is translated from the exons ATGGGAATTCCTTTCTTCACAATTTCATCTTTCTCACTACTTACTCTATTTCTCACACTGTGCAGCGCACTAAATAACTCTACGAACTTTCATGTTGGCATCGTACTTGATTTCGAGTCACTTGTTGGGCGAATAGGCCTCACCAGCTTGTCATTGTCTCTCACTGATTTTTATTCACTTCACACAAACTATTCTACAAGAATTGTGCTTCACACAAGGGATTCAAAGGGACTAGTCACCGATGCTGCAGCTAGTG CTCTCAATTTGTTGAACGAGGTAGAAGTCGATGCAATAATTGGTCCTCAAAAATCAGCGCAAGCAAACTTTGTGATTGGTCTTGGAGATGCAGCAAAAGTGCctatcatttctttttctgcaaCAAGTCCTTCACTCAATCCTCGAACCCTCTATTCCGTTCAGACTGCCCCAACTGATGCTGCTCAAGTTGATGCTATTGCAACCATAGTTAAGTACTACAGATGGGGTCAAGTTGTTATCGTGTATGAAGATTCAGACTATGGCAACGGCATTGTTCCTTTCTTATCTAATGCATTTCAAGATGTCAACGCTCGAGTTTCATACAGAAGCGTTATCCCTGTATCAGCAACTGATGATTTTATCCTTCAAGAGCTGTACAAGATGAAAACTATGCAGACGAGAGTCTTTGTGGTGCATATTTCAAGCTCTCTTGCTTCCAGGTTTTTCCTTAAAGTGAAGGAAGCGGAAATGATGAGCCAAGGGTATGCATGGATTGTAACCAGTGGGCTGATGGATTTGTTTTACTCACTGGATCCACATGTAGTCGAATCCATGCAAGGAGTTATTGGTGTAAAGCCCTTAATTCCCACTTCAAGAAGACTCAGGTCTACAACTAGAAGGTGGAAAAGGAAGTTCCTTGAGGATAATCCCAGCATCTCATCACAAGGAGAGATGAGCCTTTACGGGCTGTGGGCATATGATACTTTGTGGGCATTAGCTATGGCTGCAGAAAAAGTTGGGATTAGGGAGCCAAGTGCTTCACAGAGTAAACTTGCTTTTAACTCCACCAACATGTTTGCTACTGAAATATCACAAACAGGTCCAAAACTTCTGGGAGCAATCTTGGGGACGACATTTCGAGGACTAGGTGGGGTTTTCCGATTAGTAAATGGTCAACTAGAGACGTCATCTTTTCAAGTGCTGAATTTAGTTGGAAAGGAGCTGAAAGAGGTGGGAATATGGGAACCACGGACTCGAAATTCAGGTGAAAAAAATGTGAATCGAATCAGTTTTACAGGTGAAAAATTGAAGAACATCACATGGCCCGGAGAATCAAAGGAAGTACCAAAGGGATGGGAGTTCCCTGTAAGTGGTAAGAAGCTTAAAGTTGGAGTTCCAGCAAGAGCTGGTTTTACGCAGTTCGTAAAAGTCGAAAGGGACCCTCAAACTAATGCTTCCAAAATCAGTGGATACTACATAGATTTGTTTGATTCTGTAATGGCACATCTACATCATGGCGCTGTCCGATACGAGTATGTCCCATTTGAAACCAATGATGACTCAAGTGCGGTGAACTATGATGCATTAGTATATGAAGTCTACAATGGG aTGTACGATGCTGCTGTCGGCGACATCACCATAACAGCCAACCGATCTCAATTCGTCGACTTTACTCTCCCAATCGAAGAAGGAGGAGTTACGAGGACACAGAAGATTCAATATGAAAATCCCAATGATGAATGGTTTTTCTTGAAGCCCCTCAAAAAGGAACTATGGTTAACTGCCATAGCCCTATTCATTTTGACTGGAGTTGCTCTCTGGATTCTTGAACATAGGTTTAACAGAGCTTTCAGAGGTCCCCCCTCGGAGCATGTTGGCTTGATTTTCTACATTCCCTTCATGTCATTAGTATTCGCACATA GGGAAAGGATAGTGAGCAATTTAGCTCGACTAGTTGTGGTCGTCTGGGTATTTGTTGTGCTAATATTAAGCTCAACTTACACAGCAAGCCTTTCAGCAAGATTAACAGCATGGAAACTTCAAAAAGCTGATACAGATGTAAATGTGCTTATCAGAAACGGAGACTATATTGGGTGTCGTGAAGGCTCTTTCATCTTTCAGTACTTGAAAGATTTGGGATTCGATGAATCCAAGATCAGGACTTACAATAATCCAGAGGATGTTGATGATGCCCTGTCTCGAGGAAGTGAGAGAGGTGGAATAACGGCACTGTTCTCCCGCACGCCTTACACCAACCTCTTCTTGTCCAAGTACTGTAACAAGTACATGAAAGTTGGCTCACCATTTCTCACTGAGGGCTTCGCCTTT GCTTTTAGAAAGGGATCGCCATTAGTTGCTGACGTCTCTCGCACAATCATTGAACTCATAGATGATGGTAGAATATCGGAAATTAAAGCGCATTGGATGAAAGACTCAGCATGTAATGAAGATGAACTAGGTCTCTCTACTGCCTCATGGAAAAATATCGACTTGCATAGCTTTAAAATCCTCTTTGGAATCACTGGGGCGATCACCACGACCTGCCTTGTGGTATTCTTGGTCACATATCTCTACAAAAATAGAGATTTTATTCAAAGGATCTCCAGCTCTAGCACCACAATTTGGTCCAAGGTTCGTGCACTCTGCAAGCATTTTGATCAACGAGACCCCAAATCGTTCCGTTGTAGCAGGTCCAAAGAAGACGACGAGAATGCATCGCCAAACATAATTGTATATCCAATTCGTAGGAGCACAATAGTTCCAGTTGAATCAGCAGACATCGAAGACGCAAATGGAGTCATTCGTACTAATTCAGACCATAGAGAACATGCAGATGAATCAAGATCAATCCAGCTTGAAAACATCAGAGT ATGCCGCCAGCTAAGGCAGCATATAGAAAGGCTCATCCAGACCAATTACCTAAAGGACTGTGTAGACAAAGCTCGTAGGAGCGAGGATCACCCTACTGACTACACTAGAAAGGAGCACCGAAAAGATAAAGCTCTTGTTGAAGAGCAAAGCCCGAAAAAGATACCTGCTAAAGGGTGA